One Chroococcidiopsis sp. TS-821 genomic window carries:
- a CDS encoding EAL domain-containing protein: MNLKQKLICAFLGASFLLGATSSISLLNNLRVRYSIDQVTQSSLEEFVSSTEVSLVLQQIQAKLRELLEKKHQISYHIEKSEANQTEIQTLKKIVLQDLAKVSKYLDLSEQATLNGIELAALDGQKRLKEEKELEELKKIESVFLIHKTNIIHLFNLVNQDIELAAVFFKQELEPHFETKLIPLIVEYNHDARGELLAEVQQVEGAINRANILILLSTALAFASALGLGSFISRSIAKPLIKLTQAANRVSEGETTTRVNIKNQDEIGVLATAFNQMLDDLNTTMVSKSYVDSIIEFMADALIVLDTNLVILRINPATAKILEIAPNEIIGKQITTLFSSEENLDELSAEKIVSKGKIEIFETYWLTNTGNRKLVSFSATAMYNQQGKFQGVVCVAQDITERKQSQARLAKINECFLSFGTDPTANIYRLTTLCGELLKAVSARYYRLEKAKACLVGQWQALEDKLEGNTYDSIFSQLIQQCCEDSYSRHTPQSSQDTNTNLKILTHEVKTYICQAVKSKEKIIGALCAYQHNLILNEADKKIIGIIAAAIGVEEQRREIQEALRESEERYALATRGTNDGLWDWDLNTNEVYFSPRWKSMLGYQEKEVGNSVESWFNLVHPQDVDQLKAAIASHLQAQTPQLEKEYRILHKDGNYRWMLSRGLAVRDRDGKPYRLAGSQADITASKAAETELLHQVFHDALTGLPNRLLFTEQLEQSIERARQQEHYSFAVLFLDLDRFKVVNDSLGHLIGDQLLIAIARRLKMCVRPEDTVARLGGDEFTILLENIRKVEDATQIAERIQNALALPFNFEGHEVFTSASIGIAFSTTGYEKPEDLLRDADTTMYRAKGLGKARYAVFDTSMHAQAVALLQIETYLRRAIERQEFQLHYQPIVNLETRELVGFEALIRLWHPEQGFISPGEFIPVAEETGLIIQIGTWVLREACRQMHEWQQKFATARNLKISVNISPKQFRQLDLVTQVRQILQETGLNARDLKLEITESTLVENADLVASMLREMQALGIGLSIDDFGTGYSSLSYLHRFAIDTLKIDKSFIKDFNTDWEKSKIVNTVIALAATLGIDVIAEGVETPEQANLLQELKCQFGQGFLFSRPLDAQATEALIAAKLECTWV, from the coding sequence ATGAATCTCAAGCAAAAATTAATTTGTGCTTTTTTAGGTGCTTCTTTCTTATTAGGAGCCACTAGTAGTATTTCTTTATTAAATAATCTAAGAGTTAGGTATAGTATCGACCAAGTTACACAAAGTTCATTAGAAGAGTTTGTCAGCTCAACTGAAGTTTCACTAGTATTGCAGCAAATACAAGCTAAATTGCGAGAGCTTTTAGAAAAGAAGCATCAAATTAGTTATCATATAGAAAAATCAGAAGCAAATCAAACTGAAATACAAACTTTAAAAAAAATAGTCTTACAAGATTTGGCAAAAGTTAGTAAGTACCTAGACTTAAGTGAACAGGCAACGCTCAATGGAATAGAACTTGCTGCGCTAGATGGACAAAAGCGTTTAAAAGAAGAAAAAGAATTAGAAGAGTTAAAGAAAATAGAATCTGTTTTTTTGATACATAAAACAAACATTATTCATTTGTTTAATCTAGTCAATCAAGATATTGAACTAGCTGCTGTTTTTTTTAAACAAGAACTAGAACCTCACTTTGAAACAAAGTTAATACCCTTAATTGTTGAATATAATCATGATGCGAGAGGAGAACTTTTAGCTGAAGTTCAACAGGTTGAAGGAGCAATTAATCGCGCAAATATCCTCATACTCTTATCAACTGCCTTAGCCTTTGCTTCTGCACTGGGCTTAGGCTCATTTATTTCGCGTTCAATTGCTAAGCCATTAATTAAGCTCACTCAAGCAGCAAATAGAGTAAGTGAAGGAGAAACTACTACAAGAGTAAATATTAAGAATCAAGACGAAATCGGAGTTTTAGCTACTGCTTTTAATCAAATGCTGGATGATTTGAATACAACAATGGTATCCAAATCTTATGTAGATAGCATTATTGAATTTATGGCTGATGCTTTGATTGTTTTAGATACAAACTTAGTTATTCTAAGAATTAATCCAGCTACAGCTAAAATTTTAGAAATTGCCCCTAATGAAATTATTGGAAAACAAATTACAACTTTGTTTTCTTCAGAAGAGAATTTAGATGAATTAAGCGCTGAGAAAATTGTCAGCAAAGGTAAGATAGAAATCTTTGAAACGTACTGGCTAACGAACACAGGCAATCGGAAACTTGTATCATTTTCAGCTACAGCCATGTATAATCAGCAAGGGAAATTTCAAGGGGTTGTTTGCGTAGCACAAGATATAACAGAGCGCAAGCAAAGTCAAGCAAGGCTTGCAAAGATTAACGAATGCTTTTTAAGTTTTGGTACAGATCCAACAGCAAACATTTATCGACTAACTACGCTTTGTGGTGAACTTTTAAAGGCAGTAAGTGCTAGATACTATCGGTTAGAAAAGGCAAAAGCATGTTTGGTAGGACAATGGCAAGCTTTGGAAGATAAGCTGGAGGGAAATACTTATGACAGTATTTTTTCTCAGTTAATTCAGCAATGCTGCGAAGATAGTTATAGCCGTCACACTCCACAAAGCTCACAGGACACCAACACAAATCTAAAGATATTGACGCATGAAGTCAAAACTTATATCTGTCAAGCGGTCAAATCTAAGGAGAAAATTATTGGTGCACTTTGTGCATATCAGCACAATCTAATTTTAAATGAAGCGGATAAAAAGATTATTGGGATTATTGCCGCAGCAATTGGAGTGGAAGAACAACGCCGAGAAATTCAGGAAGCTTTGCGTGAAAGCGAAGAACGGTATGCACTGGCTACGCGTGGTACTAACGACGGACTATGGGATTGGGATTTAAACACCAATGAAGTTTATTTTTCTCCGCGTTGGAAATCGATGTTGGGTTATCAAGAAAAAGAAGTTGGAAACTCGGTGGAAAGCTGGTTTAATTTAGTACATCCTCAAGATGTTGACCAACTAAAAGCGGCGATCGCATCGCATTTACAAGCACAAACACCGCAACTAGAAAAAGAATACCGAATTTTACACAAAGATGGTAATTATCGCTGGATGCTCAGTCGCGGATTAGCAGTGCGCGATCGCGATGGTAAACCTTATCGCCTTGCAGGTTCGCAAGCTGATATTACAGCAAGCAAAGCCGCAGAAACGGAATTGTTACATCAAGTATTCCACGATGCTTTAACCGGATTACCGAATCGCCTGTTATTCACCGAACAGTTAGAGCAAAGCATAGAACGTGCCCGACAGCAAGAACATTATTCGTTTGCGGTGTTATTTTTAGATCTTGACCGCTTTAAGGTGGTGAATGATAGTTTGGGTCATTTGATTGGCGATCAGTTATTGATTGCGATCGCGCGTCGCCTTAAAATGTGCGTGCGCCCTGAAGATACCGTTGCGCGTCTTGGCGGTGACGAGTTTACCATCTTACTAGAAAATATTCGCAAAGTAGAAGATGCTACGCAAATTGCCGAACGCATTCAAAACGCATTAGCTTTACCATTTAACTTTGAAGGACACGAAGTTTTTACCTCAGCAAGTATTGGCATTGCGTTTAGTACAACAGGTTATGAAAAACCCGAAGATTTATTACGAGATGCTGATACAACGATGTACCGTGCCAAAGGATTGGGTAAAGCACGATATGCCGTTTTTGATACAAGTATGCACGCGCAAGCAGTGGCACTCTTACAAATAGAAACGTACCTCCGCCGTGCAATCGAACGTCAAGAATTTCAGCTACATTATCAACCAATTGTCAATTTGGAAACGCGAGAGTTAGTTGGGTTTGAAGCACTGATCCGGCTTTGGCACCCAGAACAAGGATTTATTTCTCCAGGAGAGTTTATTCCGGTAGCAGAGGAGACTGGCTTAATTATTCAAATTGGCACTTGGGTACTGCGCGAAGCTTGTCGTCAAATGCATGAATGGCAGCAAAAATTTGCTACAGCGCGTAATTTAAAAATTAGCGTTAATATATCGCCTAAACAATTTCGCCAACTCGATTTAGTAACGCAAGTCAGGCAAATTTTGCAAGAAACAGGACTCAACGCCCGCGATTTAAAGCTGGAAATTACCGAAAGTACGCTTGTAGAAAATGCTGATTTAGTGGCTAGCATGTTGAGAGAAATGCAAGCATTAGGAATTGGTTTATCAATTGATGATTTTGGCACTGGGTACTCATCATTGAGCTATTTACACCGCTTTGCAATTGACACCTTAAAAATTGATAAATCCTTCATTAAGGACTTTAATACTGATTGGGAAAAAAGCAAAATTGTCAATACAGTGATTGCTCTAGCAGCAACGTTAGGCATTGATGTTATCGCCGAAGGAGTAGAGACTCCTGAACAAGCCAACCTCCTGCAAGAACTTAAATGTCAATTTGGGCAAGGCTTCTTATTTTCGCGTCCGCTTGATGCTCAAGCTACGGAAGCTTTAATTGCTGCCAAATTAGAATGTACGTGGGTGTAA
- the purC gene encoding phosphoribosylaminoimidazolesuccinocarboxamide synthase has translation MSVGKNLLYEGKAKIIYTTDEPEILLAHYKDDATAFNAQKRGKIVGKGEINCKISQALFQYLEARGIRTHFIDCPAPNQMRVVRVKILPLEVVVRNIAAGSLCQQTGIPLGTVLKQPLVEFYYKNDQLGDPLLTRDRLLLMELATPDELDQLQQQALQINHHLSEFFESCGITLVDFKLEFGLDAQGTIRLADEISPDTCRLWNSADSDPNNRVMDKDRFRRDLGDVENAYQQVLERIQTRGQGSEVGG, from the coding sequence ATGTCTGTCGGAAAAAACTTGCTTTACGAAGGCAAAGCGAAAATCATTTACACAACTGATGAGCCAGAAATTTTACTGGCACATTACAAAGATGATGCTACAGCTTTTAATGCACAAAAGCGTGGCAAAATTGTCGGAAAAGGCGAGATTAACTGCAAAATCTCACAAGCACTATTTCAGTATTTAGAAGCGCGTGGTATTCGCACTCATTTCATCGATTGCCCAGCACCGAATCAGATGCGAGTGGTGCGAGTGAAAATCTTGCCTTTAGAAGTTGTTGTCAGGAACATTGCAGCTGGTAGTCTCTGTCAACAAACAGGGATACCACTCGGTACCGTTCTCAAACAGCCGTTAGTGGAGTTTTACTATAAAAACGATCAGCTGGGAGATCCGCTTTTAACGCGCGATCGCTTGCTACTGATGGAACTCGCAACTCCTGATGAGCTAGACCAATTACAGCAGCAAGCCTTGCAAATTAATCATCATCTCTCAGAATTTTTTGAAAGCTGCGGCATAACCTTGGTAGATTTCAAGCTAGAGTTTGGCTTGGATGCCCAAGGCACAATTCGATTAGCTGACGAAATCAGTCCTGACACTTGCCGTCTATGGAACTCCGCAGACAGCGATCCTAACAACCGCGTCATGGATAAAGACCGTTTCCGCCGCGATTTAGGAGATGTGGAAAATGCTTACCAGCAAGTTTTAGAACGAATTCAAACAAGAGGTCAGGGCTCAGAGGTCGGAGGTTAA
- a CDS encoding BamA/TamA family outer membrane protein: MRISSFWAATVAIAAPLSLTVPVAGQTVDPSVVKSGSAEPPQMAQEPIPVTGVVVETKTEQRQHNSTQLLLGQTPATPTTPNQTNEQVPSPAPQPQPSPVIPSPTQGFPATPPQQPVPVTPPPGAGGAPLDETPGQLQIPITPQAPLDTPPGEESVPAPATPPQPAPLPEGVQPEVAPPLPQPEGQPETTPPDTEPQVLVSEVVVSAETGVLDPELENQVYQAVRTVPGRTTTRTQLQEDINAIFATGFFSNVRAEPSDTPLGVRVTFIVQPNPVLRSVQIQANPGTNVPSVLPPDVVNNIFQPQYGRILNLRQLQEGIQQLNRWYQDNGYVLAQVVAAPQVTADGVVTLEVAEGVVEDIQVRFISEGEATDDEGRPIQGRTRDFIITRELALQPGQVFNRTVVQQDLQRVFGLGLFEDVNVSLNPGQDPRQVVVVVNVDERNSGSIAAGAGFSSASGLFGTVSYQEQNLGGNNQKVGAELQVGQREVLFDVRFTDPWIAGDPFRTSYTVNAFRRRSISLVFDSSDEQFEVINNDGELLGDRPRVLRLGGGVTFTRPLSRNPLERAEWTASAGLEYQRISIRDSDGNLRPEGQVGPDGEPTDLSFSGTGIDDLLTLQVGLVRDRRNNVLRPTDGSLLRFGVEQSVPIGSGSIFLNRLRGSYSQYLPVNFTNFAEGPETLAFNIQAGTILGDLPPYEAFALGGVNSVRGFNEGDLGTGRSFVQATAEYRFPIFSVVGGALFVDVASDLGTGENVPGNPAGQLDKPGSGFGYGIGLRIQSPLGPLRIDYGINNEGDNRLHFGIGERF; the protein is encoded by the coding sequence ATGCGCATATCCTCGTTTTGGGCAGCAACTGTTGCGATCGCTGCTCCGTTAAGCTTAACAGTTCCAGTTGCAGGACAAACGGTAGACCCATCAGTAGTAAAATCAGGGTCGGCTGAGCCACCGCAAATGGCACAAGAACCAATCCCAGTAACAGGTGTTGTGGTCGAAACAAAGACCGAACAACGACAACATAATTCGACACAGTTGCTCCTCGGACAAACGCCAGCAACTCCAACAACACCGAATCAAACAAACGAGCAAGTACCAAGCCCTGCACCGCAGCCACAACCATCGCCAGTCATTCCGTCGCCAACTCAGGGATTTCCAGCAACGCCACCGCAACAGCCAGTGCCTGTGACTCCGCCTCCAGGTGCAGGAGGAGCGCCACTAGATGAAACACCCGGTCAACTGCAAATACCGATTACTCCACAAGCACCATTAGATACACCTCCAGGTGAAGAAAGCGTGCCAGCACCCGCAACGCCGCCGCAACCAGCACCCTTACCTGAAGGAGTGCAACCGGAAGTCGCCCCACCATTGCCACAGCCAGAGGGACAACCAGAAACCACCCCACCAGATACGGAGCCACAAGTTCTTGTTTCAGAAGTTGTTGTGAGTGCGGAAACGGGAGTATTAGATCCTGAACTCGAAAATCAAGTTTATCAAGCGGTGCGCACAGTTCCAGGAAGAACAACAACACGCACGCAGTTACAAGAAGATATCAATGCAATTTTCGCAACAGGTTTCTTCTCCAACGTGCGTGCGGAACCGAGCGATACGCCTTTGGGAGTTCGCGTTACATTCATCGTTCAACCTAATCCAGTTTTACGCTCAGTGCAAATCCAGGCTAACCCAGGCACGAATGTTCCTTCGGTGTTGCCGCCTGATGTTGTCAACAATATTTTTCAGCCGCAGTACGGCAGAATCTTGAATTTGCGGCAGCTACAAGAAGGTATTCAGCAGTTAAATCGTTGGTATCAAGATAATGGCTATGTTTTGGCGCAAGTTGTGGCAGCACCACAAGTAACAGCCGATGGAGTTGTGACTTTAGAAGTTGCTGAAGGTGTTGTTGAAGATATTCAAGTCCGCTTCATTAGCGAAGGCGAAGCAACAGACGATGAAGGCAGACCAATACAAGGGCGGACGCGCGACTTTATCATTACCCGCGAATTAGCGCTGCAACCAGGACAAGTTTTTAACCGCACGGTAGTTCAACAAGACTTGCAACGCGTCTTTGGTTTAGGCTTGTTTGAAGATGTCAATGTTTCTTTAAACCCTGGTCAAGACCCGCGACAAGTTGTCGTCGTTGTCAACGTTGACGAGCGCAATAGCGGCTCGATCGCGGCTGGTGCCGGTTTTAGTTCGGCAAGTGGCTTGTTTGGGACAGTGAGTTACCAAGAGCAAAACCTAGGTGGTAACAACCAAAAAGTTGGCGCCGAATTACAAGTAGGACAACGAGAAGTATTGTTCGACGTCCGCTTTACCGACCCTTGGATTGCGGGAGATCCTTTCCGTACCTCGTATACAGTTAACGCCTTCCGTCGGCGTTCGATTTCCTTAGTGTTTGATAGCAGTGACGAGCAGTTTGAAGTTATTAATAACGATGGCGAACTTTTAGGCGATCGCCCGCGCGTATTACGCCTTGGTGGTGGCGTCACGTTTACGCGTCCTTTGTCACGAAATCCGTTAGAAAGAGCCGAATGGACCGCATCAGCTGGGTTGGAATACCAAAGAATTTCGATTCGCGATTCGGATGGAAACTTAAGACCAGAAGGACAAGTAGGACCGGATGGCGAACCAACGGATCTGAGTTTTTCGGGTACAGGAATTGACGACTTACTGACGTTGCAAGTTGGATTAGTCCGCGATCGCCGCAATAACGTATTGCGCCCGACAGATGGTTCGCTACTGCGGTTTGGCGTTGAGCAATCGGTTCCCATCGGTTCAGGAAGTATCTTCCTCAATCGCCTACGCGGCAGCTATAGTCAATACCTACCAGTAAACTTTACTAACTTCGCAGAAGGACCAGAAACGCTCGCGTTTAATATCCAAGCGGGAACTATTCTGGGCGATCTACCGCCTTATGAAGCTTTTGCTTTGGGAGGAGTGAATTCGGTTCGAGGTTTTAATGAAGGCGATTTGGGAACTGGTCGCAGCTTTGTCCAAGCAACTGCGGAGTATCGCTTCCCCATCTTTTCCGTTGTGGGCGGTGCGTTATTCGTTGATGTCGCCTCGGATTTAGGCACAGGCGAAAATGTACCTGGAAACCCAGCCGGACAACTCGATAAACCTGGTAGTGGTTTTGGCTATGGTATTGGTTTGCGCATTCAGTCTCCTCTAGGACCACTGCGGATTGACTACGGTATCAATAACGAAGGTGACAATCGCCTGCACTTTGGTATTGGAGAACGCTTCTAA